The DNA sequence AGGCCGCGGAGCCCGAAGCCGACGACGAAGACCCGGTCGCCAAGCTGCGCGCCGAGCTCCTCGCCGCGCCCGGCGAGTGGTACGTCGTGCACTCGTACGCCGGTTACGAGAACAAGGTGAAGACCAACCTCGAGACCCGGACGCAGACCCTGGACGTCGAGGACTACATCTTCCAGATCGAGGTCCCGACCGAAGAGGTCACCGAGATCAAGAACGGCCAGCGCAAGCAGGTGCAGCGCAAGGTGCTGCCCGGCTACATCCTGGTCCGGATGGACCTGAACGACGCCTCGTGGAGCGCGGTGCGCAACACGCCGGGTGTCACCGGGTTCGTCGGCGCCACCTCGCGGCCGTCGCCGCTGACCGTGGACGAGGTGCTGAAGTTCCTCGCCCCGCAGGTCGAGAAGGAAGCCCCGGCCAAGGCCAGCAAGGGCGAGTCCGCCTCGGCCACGCCGCTGGGCGCCCCGGCCGTCGAGGTCGACTTCGAGGTCGGCGAGTCGGTCACGGTCATGGACGGCCCGTTCGCGACGCTGCCGGCGACGATCTCCGAGGTCAACGTCGACGGGCAGAAGCTGAAGGTCCTGGTGTCGATCTTCGGCCGGGAGACCCCGGTCGAGCTGTCGTTCACGCAGGTCTCCAAGATCTGACGGCCGGCCTTCTCGGCCGCAGTCCCCACGTCCACGGCAGGTACGCGGGGAACGTAGTACAGGACAGGAAAAGAAATGCCACCCAAGAAG is a window from the Amycolatopsis sp. cg9 genome containing:
- the nusG gene encoding transcription termination/antitermination protein NusG; protein product: MTSDNGTSAGHDLTELSDEQVHAALGDEESEHLEPVEVSDEVDEAASVDEGDDAAEAAEPEADDEDPVAKLRAELLAAPGEWYVVHSYAGYENKVKTNLETRTQTLDVEDYIFQIEVPTEEVTEIKNGQRKQVQRKVLPGYILVRMDLNDASWSAVRNTPGVTGFVGATSRPSPLTVDEVLKFLAPQVEKEAPAKASKGESASATPLGAPAVEVDFEVGESVTVMDGPFATLPATISEVNVDGQKLKVLVSIFGRETPVELSFTQVSKI